The Mycobacterium seoulense genomic interval AAACGCTCGAACGGATCGACACCGAAGTGCTTGCGGCACAAGAGTTTTACGGAGCAAAGGGCTGGCTTGACAATCCCGAGGGGTTCTTCGCCCCTCCCCCGCTCCCCACCGACGTGACGGTCAAGCGCGTGCGCAGCATGGGACGCAACTACGAGCGGCTGTCCTTCGACAGCGACTACGAGCCCCATGACGGCGAGCCCGGCCGGGAACGGTGGCACAGCTACACCGGCAACAACCGCGAATACGCCCTGATGTTCCGGCACCAACGGCCGCGGCCCTGGCTGATCTGCATCCACGGCGCCGAGATGGGCCGCGCCGCGCTCGACCCCATGCTGTTTCATGCCTGGCACCTGTACCGCGATCTCGATCTCAACGTCGTGCTCCCGGTACTCCCCCTGCACGGCCCCCGAGCAAGCGGCCCGAAGTTCCCCAGTGAGGACGTGCTCGACGACGTCCACGGCGCCGCCCAGGCGGTCTGGGACATCAGGCGGCTGATCGCCTGGATCCGCGGGCAACAGCCCGACGCCGCGATAGGGGTCAACGGCATCTCGCTCGGCGGTCTGATCTCGTCGCTGGTCGCCAGCCTCGACGATGGCCTCGCCTGCGCCATCCTGGGTGTGCCGGCCGTCGACCTGGTGAACCTGGTCGGCCGCCACGCCGGTCTCAGCGGCCACGCCGCCCTGCGCCACACCATGCACTCGGCCGAACCCCTCGGCCGGATGATCTCGCCGCTGGCACTGACCCCGCGGGTGCCGGAAAAGGGCCGCTTCATCTACGCCGGCCTCGCGGACCGGCTGGTGCACCCGCGCGACCAGGTCACCCGACTCTGGGAGCACTGGGGCAAACCCGAAATCCAGTGGTACCCAGGCGGTCACACCGGATTCTTCGGCTCGCGGCCGGTGCAGCGCTTCATCGACGACGCGCTCGTGCAGTCCGGGCTGGCCGACCAGAGATGACCGCCTCCTACCTGCGATGGATCGCGGCGAACACGGCCAAGCCGCTGGTCCATGCCTATCGGCGCACCGGTGCCGACGTGCCCTTCGGCGACCCGGTTCCTTCACACGCGACCGAGATGGAGGGCTGGTTCTGGCGCCTCACCGATGCCGCCTCGGGTCGCGTCGTCGTCGCGCTGTGCAGCGTGAACCGGAATCCCGACGGCGACTGGGCCACCGTCGCGGTCGCGCTGCACCCCGGCGGCATGGTGCGCTCCGCGGCCATGGACGGTGCCCACGCCGCATCGTCCACGTTCTCCGTGCACGCCGGCACCGCTCCCGACTGCCATCTGGCGGCGAGCCTCGATCGGCTCCGGATCGACCTCGACGGCATCCACCTCGACCTGCATTTCGCCGATCCCTTCAACTGGCCCAAGGCCTTTGGCGGAGGCGGCTTCTTCTCTTCGGTCCCGTTTCTCAACCAATACTGGCATCCCTACCGCCTCGGTGGAACAGCCACCGGCACAGTCGAATTCGCCACAGGCACCTGGTCGTTCGGTAACGCCCGGCTGTACACGGAACGTAACTGGGGCGCGGGCTTCCCCGAGCGCTGGTGGTGGGGTCAGGCACACGATTTCGGTGACGCCGACGTCTCGGTCGCGTTCTCGGGGGGCCTTCTTCAGCTCGGCCCGATCCGCAGGGACGTCACCGGTGTCGTCGTGCGACTGGGCGACCGCATCATCCGGGTAACCCCGCCGGCGCCCGTGCGATCGGACGTCGGCGACGGACACTGGACCGTGTCGGCACGCACACTGCGCTACCACATCGAGCTGGACGGAGACGGCACCCGCGCGGATCCGCACGTCTTACCGGTTCCGCTGCCCGCGCAGCGGCGCAACATCGACACCGACTTCGAGCACCTCGCCGGCCGATTGCATTGCAGGGTGCGGGAATACGGCCGGGTGGTGTTCGACGGCACCTGCGGGCTGGCCGGCCTGGAGGTGGGCAGCCGGCCGGCCTAGATGATCACAACGCGGTCGCGTACTGCAGCACCGGCTCCGACGAATCGACGTGCCCAAAGCTGATGATCCGCAGCCGATCCGGGCGCACCTCGTAGCGCACGCCGTCGACCGGGTTGGTGACATCGAACCCGTCCCCGGAGCGCTGCGCGTTGGACAGCTCGATGTGCGCGCCGTCGCGGATCCGCTCGCCGCGGTAGTAATAACTGCCGCTGAGGTTTTCACACACCACGGCCAGCGACTTGGCGGTGCGCACCACGGCCGCCGGCGGATTGCCCGGGTCGCAGCGGGCCGTCTCGCCGACGAACCCCAGCCCGTCGGCGCCCTGTACGGGAGCCGACAGCGTCGGCGTCTTCGGCGGCGGCGCGCTCGACGGCGCGGGAGACGGCGCCTGAGCCGCCCGCGGCGGGTGTGAACCGCCGCTCATCAACGCCGACACCAGCGCCACGATCAGCCCGGCGGCCACCAGCACCACCGCCGCCGCGGTCACCACGAACGCCCCCCGGCCGCCGACGGGCCGCCACCCCTCCGGCCGCGAAGGCCGCGAAGGTCTCGGCGGCGGCTCGACGGGCGGATAGGGGCTGTAACCGGTGTCGTCGGGATTGGGATAGACCGCCTCAAATCGCCGGGTGCGCAGCGGCCCCGCTCCCGCGCCGGCCCCGACCGGCTGGTAGACCTCGGACACGGCCTCGCTGGCCGCGCGGGCGAGTTCACCGGCGGAGGCGAACCGCGCCGTCCGCTGTTTGGCCATGCCGCGGGCGATGACGTCGTCGAAGGCCCGGCCGATTCCGCGGCGCATGATGCTGGGCCGCGGCGCCGGCGACAACAGGTGCGCGCTCCTCAGCTCCGCCGGGTCCGCACCCTCGAACGGCGGCTGGCCGGTGAGGCACTCGTAGAGCAGGCACGCCAGTGAGTACACGTCGGTTTGCGGCCCGACCCGCCCGGTGGTGAACCGCTCGGGCGCCATGTAGGCGCGCGAGGCGTCGGCGTGCGCGATCCCGAAGTCGGCGAGGTACGCGAAGTGATCCGGGGTGAGCAGGACGTTCTCGGGCCGGACGCCCAGGTGCACCAGCCCGGCGGCGTGCGCGGCGTCCAGCGCCCGCGCCACCTGCGCGACGATCGACGCGGCTCGCGGCGGTTCCAGCGGCCCCCGCTCGCGCAGCAGGTCCTCGAGGCTGCCGCCCTCGACCAGGTGCATGTCGACGAACGGCACGCCGTCGATCTCGCCGAAGTCGTGCACCGGGATGACGTGGGGCTCCTGCAGCCGGGACGCGATCGCGCACTCCCGCCGAAAGCGTTGCTGGAAGCCGGTTTCCGCGGCCATCGCGGCAGGCAGCAGCTTGAGGGCGACCGTGCGGTCCTTAACCGTGTCGTACGCCCGATAGACCTCGCCCGTCGCGCCCGTCCCGATCAGCGATCGCATCTCGTAGGGCCCGAACCGGGTGCGCAGACGCGAGGTCAATGGGCAAATCCTTTCGATGCGTCGAACAGGTCCAGCCCGCCGGGTTCCCCAATCCGCCGCCGACCTAACGTGCGCCGGGTCACGCGTGCGGCGGCACCGGGCACCAGAACAGGCCGCAGTTGAAATTCGGCGGTCCGGCCGGCGCGCGGGGGGTGGCGCTGATCGGGCCGCTCGGCCAGCCGTAGACGGCGCCGGTGTCGGCGTCGACGACGCCGCGGTAGTCGTAGTAATAGAGGTGGCACACGCCCATGTCCCAGCTGATGAAGTTGTCCGGGACGCGCTCGCCCGGGCACCACTTGCCGCAGGTGTGCCCGGCCGGGCAGTTCCCGCCGACGTGGCCATAGGGGTCGGCCTGGGCGACGCCCGCGGCCAGCCCCGCGCCGATGCCGGCGGTCAGCAGCGCGCCGGCCATCCACTTCTTGTTCATGTCGTCAGCACACATCGGCCGGTCGGCTACCGATCCCACATGGACGTCAGCCGCCGTGCCCGCCCTTGTGCTTGTTGCCCGGGTGCGGCGGAGGCGCGGGCGGCGCCGCCTGTTCGGTGGTAGTCGTGGGTGTGGTGGTGGTCGTCGTGGGCGGGGGCACCGGCGTCGTCGTGGTGTTGACCGGCGTCGGCGGTGGCGCCGAGAACGGCGGGTCGATCGCGAACAGGAGCAGGGCCAGCACGACGGCGGCGACCATCGCCGCGATCCACCATTTGTGCCTGCGTGGGGCCGGCTCCGGCGGCGCGCCCACGTAGGTGTAGGTCATCGGCGCGACGACCGGGGCGTCCATCACCAACGTCGGCGGGCGGACGGGACTGGGCTGGGGGTTGCCCGCGAGCGCGGCGCGCATGGCGCCGGCCTGGTCGAACCGCCGGGCGGGGTCGCGCGCCATCGCCCGTTCGATCGCCGCGGCAAGCGGCGGTGGCACGTCCGGGCGCAGCGCGGCCAGCGGCGGCGGCGAGTCGTGCAGGATCGCGTGCGCCAGCGGACCCAAATCCTCCTGCGGGAACGGCCGCCGCCCGGTCAGCGCCTCGTACCCCACCACGCCGACGGCGTAGAGGTCGTCGGTCACCGCGGCCGGCTTGGACGTCAGCCGCTCGGGACTCAGATAGGCCATGCTGCCGACCACTTCGCCCGCCCTGGTGTAGGCGGCGCCGGACGTCTTGGCGATGCCGAAATCGGCGAGCTTGGGTTCACCGGTGGCGGTGAACAGGATGTTGCCCGGCTTGACGTCGCGGTGCAGGATGCCGGCATGATGCGCCTCGGCCAGCGCGTCCAGGACGCCGTCGAGGACGGCGTACACGAACGCCGGGGGCAGCGGCCCGCGGGCGATGTGGTCGGCCAGCGACACTCCCGGTAGCCGCTCCATGACGATGAACGGCAGGCCCTCGTGCTCGCCGACGTCGTGGACCACCACGACGTGACGGCCGGTCAGCCGCGCGGCCGCGCGCGCCTCCGCGTCAAACCGCAAGCGGCTGTCCGGCCGGTCGGCCACCCCGGGATAGAGCAGCTTGATGGCGACGGGCCGGTTCAGCTTCAGGTCCCAGCCGTCACGCACCTCGGCCATCGCGCCGCGGCCCAGGACCCCGCGCAGCTCGTATCGACCGTCGCCAAGGCGCCCGCCCGGCACCACGAGCACTCCGTTACTGCCCTGGCCGCGGTAAGGCTGAATTCCTGGGAGGTCCGTGTCGATCTCCTGTCGGAAAGCTGACTGCCCTGCTGGTTCCGGATAACCACACGCCCGCAGATCGAAACGTCGACGGGCGGTCAACGGCGGGAGACCCCGTCACCCGCGCGGTTTCTGCACCGCCCCCGCATACTCGCCGACGAAGCCGTTCCCCAACCACCACCTGGGCTCGGTGTACTCGAAGATTTCCTCGCCGAGCGCGCGATCGCGCACCGACCTCTTGACGGGAAACGGATTCATCCCCGTCTTGTATTCGACGCCGACCATGGCGGGCGCGTTCGGCCGGCCCCGCCTGGGCAGCGCCTCGAAACCGGCCTGCGCAATCATCGTGTTCAACTCGGTGGGGCGAGGGAACCGGCGAAAGTCGTGGTTGGGCTTGTGCAGACCGAACACAAACAGCGGCCCGACGGTCACGAAACAAAGCCAGGTGCACAGGTTGCGATCCGGCGCGACGTAGAACATCCGGCCGCCCGGCTTCAGCGCGCGAAACACGCTGTCCATCAGGCGGCGGTGCTCGGTGCAGTGGTCAAGCACGCCGTGCAGGTAAACCAGGTCGAACCGATTGTCCCCCAACACCTCCGGGTTACGCGCGTCCCCGACGACGAAGGTCACCCCGGCCTGGCCGGCAAAGCGCTTTCTGGCCGCGTCGATCGACTTGTAGTCGACATCGACGCCCACGATGTCCCATTGGCCCAACTCCGGAAATCTTTCGAGCAATCCTCCGATCGCCCCGCCACCGCCGCAACCGACCACCGCCATCCTCGGGCGCCGATCGCCTATCGACGGAAGGTAGTCGCGCAGGAAATCCCATGCGGCGTAGTCGATCTCACCGACGAGCTCGGCGGTGAACCGCCACTGCTCGCTGACCTCGGCGTTGGAGAAGTAACGCACCCCGCGCTCGATCGTGCCGTTGCTGATCCGCATCAGCACACGATCGATCATCGAATAGCGGTACTCGGGCTCGCCCGCCGCATCGTTGGCCCATTCCCGCTCGAGGAACTCGAAGTAGCGTCGCTCTTCGGG includes:
- a CDS encoding alpha/beta hydrolase family protein — its product is MPANPMTHMLGPFTRTGGFYARSWGSYLDRQPDELPVARPTIALAAQAFRDEILLAGFSLLRRAPDAETLERIDTEVLAAQEFYGAKGWLDNPEGFFAPPPLPTDVTVKRVRSMGRNYERLSFDSDYEPHDGEPGRERWHSYTGNNREYALMFRHQRPRPWLICIHGAEMGRAALDPMLFHAWHLYRDLDLNVVLPVLPLHGPRASGPKFPSEDVLDDVHGAAQAVWDIRRLIAWIRGQQPDAAIGVNGISLGGLISSLVASLDDGLACAILGVPAVDLVNLVGRHAGLSGHAALRHTMHSAEPLGRMISPLALTPRVPEKGRFIYAGLADRLVHPRDQVTRLWEHWGKPEIQWYPGGHTGFFGSRPVQRFIDDALVQSGLADQR
- a CDS encoding alpha/beta fold hydrolase gives rise to the protein MTNVTDQAVPPMVEDTVNGSGGKRIFVRCYDNHHADYALVLVHGTAGNGESYDAFAEHMRRNYRAAVYSFDLTGHGRTEGTPGVFTFDAFLEDTRAVTDYAARRTSLPVVLHGASQGGEVAFHALDACPAVTAGVCMNILLNHEAPMSPAIRLFQSRPATWAAKAIGDRLRVPLRRVIDFKAAYQEDPGLLDTKKNDPFYVWRYGLKSYHSVFNYVPPKPAAANTKPVLITCGEHDEVVGAEHCRECFERIGGTKDFFMMPGGGHQLMLFDTIVYSRVVDSWIRERVLGHAQSWEPPIEPEERRYFEFLEREWANDAAGEPEYRYSMIDRVLMRISNGTIERGVRYFSNAEVSEQWRFTAELVGEIDYAAWDFLRDYLPSIGDRRPRMAVVGCGGGGAIGGLLERFPELGQWDIVGVDVDYKSIDAARKRFAGQAGVTFVVGDARNPEVLGDNRFDLVYLHGVLDHCTEHRRLMDSVFRALKPGGRMFYVAPDRNLCTWLCFVTVGPLFVFGLHKPNHDFRRFPRPTELNTMIAQAGFEALPRRGRPNAPAMVGVEYKTGMNPFPVKRSVRDRALGEEIFEYTEPRWWLGNGFVGEYAGAVQKPRG
- a CDS encoding serine/threonine-protein kinase gives rise to the protein MRSLIGTGATGEVYRAYDTVKDRTVALKLLPAAMAAETGFQQRFRRECAIASRLQEPHVIPVHDFGEIDGVPFVDMHLVEGGSLEDLLRERGPLEPPRAASIVAQVARALDAAHAAGLVHLGVRPENVLLTPDHFAYLADFGIAHADASRAYMAPERFTTGRVGPQTDVYSLACLLYECLTGQPPFEGADPAELRSAHLLSPAPRPSIMRRGIGRAFDDVIARGMAKQRTARFASAGELARAASEAVSEVYQPVGAGAGAGPLRTRRFEAVYPNPDDTGYSPYPPVEPPPRPSRPSRPEGWRPVGGRGAFVVTAAAVVLVAAGLIVALVSALMSGGSHPPRAAQAPSPAPSSAPPPKTPTLSAPVQGADGLGFVGETARCDPGNPPAAVVRTAKSLAVVCENLSGSYYYRGERIRDGAHIELSNAQRSGDGFDVTNPVDGVRYEVRPDRLRIISFGHVDSSEPVLQYATAL
- a CDS encoding serine/threonine-protein kinase, yielding MPGGRLGDGRYELRGVLGRGAMAEVRDGWDLKLNRPVAIKLLYPGVADRPDSRLRFDAEARAAARLTGRHVVVVHDVGEHEGLPFIVMERLPGVSLADHIARGPLPPAFVYAVLDGVLDALAEAHHAGILHRDVKPGNILFTATGEPKLADFGIAKTSGAAYTRAGEVVGSMAYLSPERLTSKPAAVTDDLYAVGVVGYEALTGRRPFPQEDLGPLAHAILHDSPPPLAALRPDVPPPLAAAIERAMARDPARRFDQAGAMRAALAGNPQPSPVRPPTLVMDAPVVAPMTYTYVGAPPEPAPRRHKWWIAAMVAAVVLALLLFAIDPPFSAPPPTPVNTTTTPVPPPTTTTTTPTTTTEQAAPPAPPPHPGNKHKGGHGG
- a CDS encoding tocopherol cyclase family protein; translation: MTASYLRWIAANTAKPLVHAYRRTGADVPFGDPVPSHATEMEGWFWRLTDAASGRVVVALCSVNRNPDGDWATVAVALHPGGMVRSAAMDGAHAASSTFSVHAGTAPDCHLAASLDRLRIDLDGIHLDLHFADPFNWPKAFGGGGFFSSVPFLNQYWHPYRLGGTATGTVEFATGTWSFGNARLYTERNWGAGFPERWWWGQAHDFGDADVSVAFSGGLLQLGPIRRDVTGVVVRLGDRIIRVTPPAPVRSDVGDGHWTVSARTLRYHIELDGDGTRADPHVLPVPLPAQRRNIDTDFEHLAGRLHCRVREYGRVVFDGTCGLAGLEVGSRPA